One segment of Cystobacter fuscus DSM 2262 DNA contains the following:
- a CDS encoding energy-coupling factor ABC transporter permease: protein MPGFSGRGCGAVLRHCVQACLQSAPLPPSAGLAALVLLLLPHPAHAMHLAEGLLPFGWAAGWTLSVLPLLALGVTRLRQRMAQSPLYSPFVAMLAAAVFVVSCMPVPVPIIGTCSHPCGTGLAAVLIGPVMTVLVTFVALLLQALFLAHGGLSTLGADIWSMGVVGGFVGYAIFHGLRSLRASLGVAAFAAGMLSDWATYAMTSFELASALHGAQPLGTTLGTLLLSFLPTQLPLGILEGAFTAGAVVFISRRRPALLKFHALPAAPATP from the coding sequence ATGCCGGGTTTCTCCGGGCGTGGGTGTGGTGCCGTCCTCCGGCATTGCGTCCAGGCCTGCCTCCAATCAGCGCCTCTCCCACCGAGCGCGGGGCTCGCGGCACTCGTGCTGTTGCTGCTGCCTCATCCCGCGCATGCCATGCACCTGGCGGAGGGCCTCCTTCCCTTCGGGTGGGCCGCGGGCTGGACGCTGTCCGTGCTGCCACTGCTCGCGCTGGGCGTCACGCGGTTGCGCCAGCGCATGGCGCAGAGCCCGCTCTATTCGCCCTTCGTGGCGATGCTCGCCGCCGCGGTCTTCGTCGTCTCCTGCATGCCCGTGCCGGTCCCCATCATCGGCACCTGCTCGCACCCGTGTGGCACGGGGCTCGCCGCCGTGCTCATCGGTCCGGTGATGACCGTGCTGGTGACGTTCGTGGCGCTGTTGCTGCAAGCGCTCTTCCTCGCCCACGGAGGGCTGTCCACCCTGGGCGCCGACATCTGGTCCATGGGCGTGGTGGGCGGCTTCGTCGGCTACGCCATCTTCCACGGACTGCGCTCCCTGCGCGCCTCGCTCGGAGTGGCGGCCTTCGCCGCGGGCATGTTGTCGGATTGGGCCACCTACGCCATGACGTCCTTCGAGCTGGCCTCGGCGCTGCACGGCGCCCAACCGCTGGGCACCACGCTGGGCACCCTGCTGCTCTCCTTCCTCCCCACCCAGCTTCCGCTCGGAATACTCGAGGGGGCCTTCACCGCCGGCGCCGTCGTCTTCATCTCCCGCCGCCGGCCCGCCCTCCTGAAGTTCCACGCGCTTCCCGCCGCACCCGCCACGCCATGA
- the bluB gene encoding 5,6-dimethylbenzimidazole synthase gives MTKHRFSPAEREAVYRVISERRDMRHFRSDPIDQEIMARLLQAAHLGPSVGFMQPWRFIRITDARLRGDIAGLVEQERARTAEALGPRGEEFMRLKVEGIKECPELWVVALMDQRERYVFGRRTLPNMDLASASCAIQNLWLAARAEGIGMGWVSLFEPTRLAELLGAPKGSEPIAILCLGHVEAFYERPMLELEGWDSRRTLEELIWENRWRSAEG, from the coding sequence ATGACGAAACACCGCTTTTCTCCCGCGGAGCGAGAAGCCGTCTACCGAGTGATCAGTGAACGCCGGGACATGCGCCACTTCCGATCCGATCCCATCGATCAGGAGATCATGGCGCGGCTGCTCCAGGCGGCGCATCTCGGGCCGAGCGTCGGCTTCATGCAGCCGTGGCGTTTCATTCGCATCACGGATGCGCGGCTGCGCGGTGACATCGCCGGGCTGGTCGAGCAGGAGCGCGCGCGTACCGCCGAGGCGCTGGGCCCGCGGGGCGAGGAGTTCATGCGCCTCAAGGTCGAGGGCATCAAGGAATGTCCCGAGCTCTGGGTCGTGGCGCTGATGGATCAACGCGAGCGCTACGTGTTTGGCAGGCGCACCCTGCCGAACATGGACCTCGCCTCCGCCAGTTGCGCCATCCAGAACCTCTGGCTCGCCGCGAGGGCCGAGGGGATTGGCATGGGCTGGGTGTCGCTCTTCGAGCCCACCCGGCTGGCGGAGTTGTTGGGAGCACCAAAGGGCAGTGAGCCCATCGCCATCCTGTGCCTGGGCCATGTCGAGGCCTTCTATGAGCGGCCGATGCTGGAGCTGGAAGGCTGGGACTCGCGCCGGACGCTGGAAGAGCTGATCTGGGAGAATCGGTGGCGGAGTGCCGAGGGGTAG